A stretch of the Channa argus isolate prfri chromosome 9, Channa argus male v1.0, whole genome shotgun sequence genome encodes the following:
- the nr1i2 gene encoding nuclear receptor subfamily 1 group I member 2, translating to MDLTTDMIQDIISFSKSLRDFWSLTMEDQISLLKGATFEIMQIRFNMVFNTNTGIWECGHISYCVDDAVRTGFQQLLLKPFFKFHHTLRQLGLQEEEYVLIQAMSLCFPDRPGVQQHSVIGELQERVALTLKTLIDCKRTYPDKHLLFPKVISCLTEMRTMTEEYSKQNLQIRDIQPDGFFIKVQVMSSSDFDYRTLLCMDSSSPLGPHLLMDYRDPTLKIS from the exons ATGGACCTCACCACTGACATGATCCAGGACATCATTAGTTTCTCAAAAAGTCTTCGAGACTTCTG GTCTCTGACCATGGAGGACCAAATTTCTCTGTTGAAGGGAGCCACATTTGAAATTATGCAGATTCGCTTCAACATGGTGTTCAACACAAATACAGGCATCTGGGAATGTGGACATATATCATACTGTGTAGATGATGCTGTACGAA CGGGTTTCCAGCAGCTCCTGCTGAAGCCTTTCTTTAAATTTCACCACACCCTGCGCCAACTGGGCCTGCAAGAGGAAGAGTATGTTCTCATTCAGGCCATGTCCTTGTGTTTTCCAG ATCGCCCAGGTGTGCAGCAACACAGTGTGATAGGTGAACTTCAGGAACGTGTGGCGTTGACACTAAAAACCTTGATCGACTGCAAAAGAACATATCCAGACAAACA CTTGCTGTTCCCCAAAGTGATATCCTGTCTTACAGAGATGAGAACAATGACTGAGGAGTACAGCAAACAGAATCTGCAGATCCGGGACATCCAGCCTGATGGTTTCTTCATTAAAGTCCAAGTAATGAGTAGTAGTGACTTTGATTACAGAACTTTACTGTGCATGGACAGCTCAAGCCCTCTAGGACCACATCTGTTAATGGATTATAGAGACCCAACACTGAAAATTAGCTGA
- the gsk3ba gene encoding glycogen synthase kinase-3 beta isoform X5 yields the protein MSGRPRTTSFAESCKPVPQPSAFGSMKVSRDKDGSKVTTVVATPGQGPDRPQEVSYTDTKVIGNGSFGVVYQAKLCDSGELVAIKKVLQDKRFKNRELQIMRKLDHCNIVRLRYFFYSSGDKKDEVYLNLVLDYVPETVYRVARHYSRAKQTLPMVYVKLYMYQLFRSLAYIHSFGICHRDIKPQNLLLDPDTAVLKLCDFGSAKQLVRGEPNVSYICSRYYRAPELIFGATDYTSSIDVWSAGCVLAELLLGQPIFPGDSGVDQLVEIIKVLGTPTREQIREMNPNYTEFKFPQIKAHPWTKVFRPRTPPEAIALCSRLLEYTPTARLTPLEACAHSFFDELRDPNVKLPNGREKPSLFNFTTQDGSSTERGPSTTTASASASNSTS from the exons GGGACAAGGATGGCAGCAAGGTAACAACAGTTGTGGCCACTCCAGGCCAAGGCCCCGACCGGCCACAGGAGGTGAGCTACACGGACACTAAGGTCATCGGCAACGGCTCATTTGGTGTAGTCTACCAGGCTAAACTCTGCGACTCCGGAGAGCTGGTGGCCATCAAGAAGGTTCTGCAAGATAAAAGGTTTaag aaccgggagctgcaGATCATGAGGAAGTTGGACCACTGTAACATAGTCCGCCTTCGCTACTTCTTCTACTCCAGTGGAGACAAG AAAGATGAAGTGTATCTGAATTTGGTTTTGGACTATGTTCCTGAGACGGTGTACAGAGTTGCCAGACACTACAGCAGAGCCAAACAGACTCTGCCTATGGTTTATGTCAAG CTGTACATGTACCAGCTGTTCAGGAGCCTGGCTTACATCCACTCGTTTGGGATCTGTCATCGGGACATCAAACCCCAGAATCTGCTGCTGGACCCAGACACTGCTGTGCTCAAGCTCTGTGACTTTGGCAG TGCTAAGCAGCTGGTCCGTGGAGAGCCAAATGTGTCCTACATCTGCTCCCGCTACTACCGAGCCCCGGAGCTCATCTTCGGTGCCACTGACTACACTTCAAGCATAG ATGTGTGGTCAGCTGGCTGTGTGTTGGCAGAGCTGTTGCTAGGGCAACCAATCTTCCCTGGTGACAGTGGAGTGGATCAGTTGGTTGAAATTATCAAG GTTCTTGGTACCCCAACCCGAGAGCAGATCCGTGAAATGAATCCCAACTACACTGAGTTCAAATTTCCCCAGATCAAGGCACATCCTTGGACTAAG GTGTTCCGGCCGCGTACGCCTCCAGAGGCCATTGCCCTCTGCTCTCGCCTGCTGGAATACACGCCCACGGCCCGCCTCACCCCTCTAGAGGCATGTGCACACTCCTTCTTTGATGAGCTGCGTGACCCCAACGTCAAACTGCCCAACGGGAGAGAGAAGCCCTCCCTTTTCAACTTCACCACCCAGG atggcagcagcacagagcGAGGTCCCAGCACCACCACCGCCTCTGCCTCGGCCTCCAACTCCACCTCCTGA
- the gsk3ba gene encoding glycogen synthase kinase-3 beta isoform X4 has product MSGRPRTTSFAESCKPVPQPSAFGSMKVSRDKDGSKVTTVVATPGQGPDRPQEVSYTDTKVIGNGSFGVVYQAKLCDSGELVAIKKVLQDKRFKNRELQIMRKLDHCNIVRLRYFFYSSGDKKDEVYLNLVLDYVPETVYRVARHYSRAKQTLPMVYVKLYMYQLFRSLAYIHSFGICHRDIKPQNLLLDPDTAVLKLCDFGSAKQLVRGEPNVSYICSRYYRAPELIFGATDYTSSIDVWSAGCVLAELLLGQPIFPGDSGVDQLVEIIKVLGTPTREQIREMNPNYTEFKFPQIKAHPWTKVSQQVFRPRTPPEAIALCSRLLEYTPTARLTPLEACAHSFFDELRDPNVKLPNGREKPSLFNFTTQDGSSTERGPSTTTASASASNSTS; this is encoded by the exons GGGACAAGGATGGCAGCAAGGTAACAACAGTTGTGGCCACTCCAGGCCAAGGCCCCGACCGGCCACAGGAGGTGAGCTACACGGACACTAAGGTCATCGGCAACGGCTCATTTGGTGTAGTCTACCAGGCTAAACTCTGCGACTCCGGAGAGCTGGTGGCCATCAAGAAGGTTCTGCAAGATAAAAGGTTTaag aaccgggagctgcaGATCATGAGGAAGTTGGACCACTGTAACATAGTCCGCCTTCGCTACTTCTTCTACTCCAGTGGAGACAAG AAAGATGAAGTGTATCTGAATTTGGTTTTGGACTATGTTCCTGAGACGGTGTACAGAGTTGCCAGACACTACAGCAGAGCCAAACAGACTCTGCCTATGGTTTATGTCAAG CTGTACATGTACCAGCTGTTCAGGAGCCTGGCTTACATCCACTCGTTTGGGATCTGTCATCGGGACATCAAACCCCAGAATCTGCTGCTGGACCCAGACACTGCTGTGCTCAAGCTCTGTGACTTTGGCAG TGCTAAGCAGCTGGTCCGTGGAGAGCCAAATGTGTCCTACATCTGCTCCCGCTACTACCGAGCCCCGGAGCTCATCTTCGGTGCCACTGACTACACTTCAAGCATAG ATGTGTGGTCAGCTGGCTGTGTGTTGGCAGAGCTGTTGCTAGGGCAACCAATCTTCCCTGGTGACAGTGGAGTGGATCAGTTGGTTGAAATTATCAAG GTTCTTGGTACCCCAACCCGAGAGCAGATCCGTGAAATGAATCCCAACTACACTGAGTTCAAATTTCCCCAGATCAAGGCACATCCTTGGACTAAGGTGAGTCAACAG GTGTTCCGGCCGCGTACGCCTCCAGAGGCCATTGCCCTCTGCTCTCGCCTGCTGGAATACACGCCCACGGCCCGCCTCACCCCTCTAGAGGCATGTGCACACTCCTTCTTTGATGAGCTGCGTGACCCCAACGTCAAACTGCCCAACGGGAGAGAGAAGCCCTCCCTTTTCAACTTCACCACCCAGG atggcagcagcacagagcGAGGTCCCAGCACCACCACCGCCTCTGCCTCGGCCTCCAACTCCACCTCCTGA
- the gsk3ba gene encoding glycogen synthase kinase-3 beta isoform X1, giving the protein MSGRPRTTSFAESCKPVPQPSAFGSMKVSRDKDGSKVTTVVATPGQGPDRPQEVSYTDTKVIGNGSFGVVYQAKLCDSGELVAIKKVLQDKRFKNRELQIMRKLDHCNIVRLRYFFYSSGDKKDEVYLNLVLDYVPETVYRVARHYSRAKQTLPMVYVKLYMYQLFRSLAYIHSFGICHRDIKPQNLLLDPDTAVLKLCDFGSAKQLVRGEPNVSYICSRYYRAPELIFGATDYTSSIDVWSAGCVLAELLLGQPIFPGDSGVDQLVEIIKVLGTPTREQIREMNPNYTEFKFPQIKAHPWTKVSQQVFRPRTPPEAIALCSRLLEYTPTARLTPLEACAHSFFDELRDPNVKLPNGREKPSLFNFTTQELSSNPSLASILIPAHARSQAAASTPTNASATTDGSSTERGPSTTTASASASNSTS; this is encoded by the exons GGGACAAGGATGGCAGCAAGGTAACAACAGTTGTGGCCACTCCAGGCCAAGGCCCCGACCGGCCACAGGAGGTGAGCTACACGGACACTAAGGTCATCGGCAACGGCTCATTTGGTGTAGTCTACCAGGCTAAACTCTGCGACTCCGGAGAGCTGGTGGCCATCAAGAAGGTTCTGCAAGATAAAAGGTTTaag aaccgggagctgcaGATCATGAGGAAGTTGGACCACTGTAACATAGTCCGCCTTCGCTACTTCTTCTACTCCAGTGGAGACAAG AAAGATGAAGTGTATCTGAATTTGGTTTTGGACTATGTTCCTGAGACGGTGTACAGAGTTGCCAGACACTACAGCAGAGCCAAACAGACTCTGCCTATGGTTTATGTCAAG CTGTACATGTACCAGCTGTTCAGGAGCCTGGCTTACATCCACTCGTTTGGGATCTGTCATCGGGACATCAAACCCCAGAATCTGCTGCTGGACCCAGACACTGCTGTGCTCAAGCTCTGTGACTTTGGCAG TGCTAAGCAGCTGGTCCGTGGAGAGCCAAATGTGTCCTACATCTGCTCCCGCTACTACCGAGCCCCGGAGCTCATCTTCGGTGCCACTGACTACACTTCAAGCATAG ATGTGTGGTCAGCTGGCTGTGTGTTGGCAGAGCTGTTGCTAGGGCAACCAATCTTCCCTGGTGACAGTGGAGTGGATCAGTTGGTTGAAATTATCAAG GTTCTTGGTACCCCAACCCGAGAGCAGATCCGTGAAATGAATCCCAACTACACTGAGTTCAAATTTCCCCAGATCAAGGCACATCCTTGGACTAAGGTGAGTCAACAG GTGTTCCGGCCGCGTACGCCTCCAGAGGCCATTGCCCTCTGCTCTCGCCTGCTGGAATACACGCCCACGGCCCGCCTCACCCCTCTAGAGGCATGTGCACACTCCTTCTTTGATGAGCTGCGTGACCCCAACGTCAAACTGCCCAACGGGAGAGAGAAGCCCTCCCTTTTCAACTTCACCACCCAGG agtTGTCCAGTAATCCTTCTCTGGCCTCCATACTCATCCCTGCCCACGCCCGCAGCCAGGCCGCTGCCTCTACCCCAACTAACGCCTCTGCCACCACAG atggcagcagcacagagcGAGGTCCCAGCACCACCACCGCCTCTGCCTCGGCCTCCAACTCCACCTCCTGA
- the gsk3ba gene encoding glycogen synthase kinase-3 beta isoform X2 yields MSGRPRTTSFAESCKPVPQPSAFGSMKVSRDKDGSKVTTVVATPGQGPDRPQEVSYTDTKVIGNGSFGVVYQAKLCDSGELVAIKKVLQDKRFKNRELQIMRKLDHCNIVRLRYFFYSSGDKKDEVYLNLVLDYVPETVYRVARHYSRAKQTLPMVYVKLYMYQLFRSLAYIHSFGICHRDIKPQNLLLDPDTAVLKLCDFGSAKQLVRGEPNVSYICSRYYRAPELIFGATDYTSSIDVWSAGCVLAELLLGQPIFPGDSGVDQLVEIIKVLGTPTREQIREMNPNYTEFKFPQIKAHPWTKVFRPRTPPEAIALCSRLLEYTPTARLTPLEACAHSFFDELRDPNVKLPNGREKPSLFNFTTQELSSNPSLASILIPAHARSQAAASTPTNASATTDGSSTERGPSTTTASASASNSTS; encoded by the exons GGGACAAGGATGGCAGCAAGGTAACAACAGTTGTGGCCACTCCAGGCCAAGGCCCCGACCGGCCACAGGAGGTGAGCTACACGGACACTAAGGTCATCGGCAACGGCTCATTTGGTGTAGTCTACCAGGCTAAACTCTGCGACTCCGGAGAGCTGGTGGCCATCAAGAAGGTTCTGCAAGATAAAAGGTTTaag aaccgggagctgcaGATCATGAGGAAGTTGGACCACTGTAACATAGTCCGCCTTCGCTACTTCTTCTACTCCAGTGGAGACAAG AAAGATGAAGTGTATCTGAATTTGGTTTTGGACTATGTTCCTGAGACGGTGTACAGAGTTGCCAGACACTACAGCAGAGCCAAACAGACTCTGCCTATGGTTTATGTCAAG CTGTACATGTACCAGCTGTTCAGGAGCCTGGCTTACATCCACTCGTTTGGGATCTGTCATCGGGACATCAAACCCCAGAATCTGCTGCTGGACCCAGACACTGCTGTGCTCAAGCTCTGTGACTTTGGCAG TGCTAAGCAGCTGGTCCGTGGAGAGCCAAATGTGTCCTACATCTGCTCCCGCTACTACCGAGCCCCGGAGCTCATCTTCGGTGCCACTGACTACACTTCAAGCATAG ATGTGTGGTCAGCTGGCTGTGTGTTGGCAGAGCTGTTGCTAGGGCAACCAATCTTCCCTGGTGACAGTGGAGTGGATCAGTTGGTTGAAATTATCAAG GTTCTTGGTACCCCAACCCGAGAGCAGATCCGTGAAATGAATCCCAACTACACTGAGTTCAAATTTCCCCAGATCAAGGCACATCCTTGGACTAAG GTGTTCCGGCCGCGTACGCCTCCAGAGGCCATTGCCCTCTGCTCTCGCCTGCTGGAATACACGCCCACGGCCCGCCTCACCCCTCTAGAGGCATGTGCACACTCCTTCTTTGATGAGCTGCGTGACCCCAACGTCAAACTGCCCAACGGGAGAGAGAAGCCCTCCCTTTTCAACTTCACCACCCAGG agtTGTCCAGTAATCCTTCTCTGGCCTCCATACTCATCCCTGCCCACGCCCGCAGCCAGGCCGCTGCCTCTACCCCAACTAACGCCTCTGCCACCACAG atggcagcagcacagagcGAGGTCCCAGCACCACCACCGCCTCTGCCTCGGCCTCCAACTCCACCTCCTGA
- the gsk3ba gene encoding glycogen synthase kinase-3 beta isoform X6, producing MPTTLKVSCKNRELQIMRKLDHCNIVRLRYFFYSSGDKKDEVYLNLVLDYVPETVYRVARHYSRAKQTLPMVYVKLYMYQLFRSLAYIHSFGICHRDIKPQNLLLDPDTAVLKLCDFGSAKQLVRGEPNVSYICSRYYRAPELIFGATDYTSSIDVWSAGCVLAELLLGQPIFPGDSGVDQLVEIIKVLGTPTREQIREMNPNYTEFKFPQIKAHPWTKVSQQVFRPRTPPEAIALCSRLLEYTPTARLTPLEACAHSFFDELRDPNVKLPNGREKPSLFNFTTQELSSNPSLASILIPAHARSQAAASTPTNASATTDGSSTERGPSTTTASASASNSTS from the exons ATGCCAACAACACTTAAAGTTTCTTgtaag aaccgggagctgcaGATCATGAGGAAGTTGGACCACTGTAACATAGTCCGCCTTCGCTACTTCTTCTACTCCAGTGGAGACAAG AAAGATGAAGTGTATCTGAATTTGGTTTTGGACTATGTTCCTGAGACGGTGTACAGAGTTGCCAGACACTACAGCAGAGCCAAACAGACTCTGCCTATGGTTTATGTCAAG CTGTACATGTACCAGCTGTTCAGGAGCCTGGCTTACATCCACTCGTTTGGGATCTGTCATCGGGACATCAAACCCCAGAATCTGCTGCTGGACCCAGACACTGCTGTGCTCAAGCTCTGTGACTTTGGCAG TGCTAAGCAGCTGGTCCGTGGAGAGCCAAATGTGTCCTACATCTGCTCCCGCTACTACCGAGCCCCGGAGCTCATCTTCGGTGCCACTGACTACACTTCAAGCATAG ATGTGTGGTCAGCTGGCTGTGTGTTGGCAGAGCTGTTGCTAGGGCAACCAATCTTCCCTGGTGACAGTGGAGTGGATCAGTTGGTTGAAATTATCAAG GTTCTTGGTACCCCAACCCGAGAGCAGATCCGTGAAATGAATCCCAACTACACTGAGTTCAAATTTCCCCAGATCAAGGCACATCCTTGGACTAAGGTGAGTCAACAG GTGTTCCGGCCGCGTACGCCTCCAGAGGCCATTGCCCTCTGCTCTCGCCTGCTGGAATACACGCCCACGGCCCGCCTCACCCCTCTAGAGGCATGTGCACACTCCTTCTTTGATGAGCTGCGTGACCCCAACGTCAAACTGCCCAACGGGAGAGAGAAGCCCTCCCTTTTCAACTTCACCACCCAGG agtTGTCCAGTAATCCTTCTCTGGCCTCCATACTCATCCCTGCCCACGCCCGCAGCCAGGCCGCTGCCTCTACCCCAACTAACGCCTCTGCCACCACAG atggcagcagcacagagcGAGGTCCCAGCACCACCACCGCCTCTGCCTCGGCCTCCAACTCCACCTCCTGA
- the gsk3ba gene encoding glycogen synthase kinase-3 beta isoform X3 → MSGRPRTTSFAESCKPVPQPSAFGSMKVSRDKDGSKVTTVVATPGQGPDRPQEVSYTDTKVIGNGSFGVVYQAKLCDSGELVAIKKVLQDKRFKNRELQIMRKLDHCNIVRLRYFFYSSGDKKDEVYLNLVLDYVPETVYRVARHYSRAKQTLPMVYVKLYMYQLFRSLAYIHSFGICHRDIKPQNLLLDPDTAVLKLCDFGSAKQLVRGEPNVSYICSRYYRAPELIFGATDYTSSIDVWSAGCVLAELLLGQPIFPGDSGVDQLVEIIKVLGTPTREQIREMNPNYTEFKFPQIKAHPWTKVSQQVFRPRTPPEAIALCSRLLEYTPTARLTPLEACAHSFFDELRDPNVKLPNGREKPSLFNFTTQELSSNPSLASILIPAHARSQAAASTPTNASATTGYWN, encoded by the exons GGGACAAGGATGGCAGCAAGGTAACAACAGTTGTGGCCACTCCAGGCCAAGGCCCCGACCGGCCACAGGAGGTGAGCTACACGGACACTAAGGTCATCGGCAACGGCTCATTTGGTGTAGTCTACCAGGCTAAACTCTGCGACTCCGGAGAGCTGGTGGCCATCAAGAAGGTTCTGCAAGATAAAAGGTTTaag aaccgggagctgcaGATCATGAGGAAGTTGGACCACTGTAACATAGTCCGCCTTCGCTACTTCTTCTACTCCAGTGGAGACAAG AAAGATGAAGTGTATCTGAATTTGGTTTTGGACTATGTTCCTGAGACGGTGTACAGAGTTGCCAGACACTACAGCAGAGCCAAACAGACTCTGCCTATGGTTTATGTCAAG CTGTACATGTACCAGCTGTTCAGGAGCCTGGCTTACATCCACTCGTTTGGGATCTGTCATCGGGACATCAAACCCCAGAATCTGCTGCTGGACCCAGACACTGCTGTGCTCAAGCTCTGTGACTTTGGCAG TGCTAAGCAGCTGGTCCGTGGAGAGCCAAATGTGTCCTACATCTGCTCCCGCTACTACCGAGCCCCGGAGCTCATCTTCGGTGCCACTGACTACACTTCAAGCATAG ATGTGTGGTCAGCTGGCTGTGTGTTGGCAGAGCTGTTGCTAGGGCAACCAATCTTCCCTGGTGACAGTGGAGTGGATCAGTTGGTTGAAATTATCAAG GTTCTTGGTACCCCAACCCGAGAGCAGATCCGTGAAATGAATCCCAACTACACTGAGTTCAAATTTCCCCAGATCAAGGCACATCCTTGGACTAAGGTGAGTCAACAG GTGTTCCGGCCGCGTACGCCTCCAGAGGCCATTGCCCTCTGCTCTCGCCTGCTGGAATACACGCCCACGGCCCGCCTCACCCCTCTAGAGGCATGTGCACACTCCTTCTTTGATGAGCTGCGTGACCCCAACGTCAAACTGCCCAACGGGAGAGAGAAGCCCTCCCTTTTCAACTTCACCACCCAGG agtTGTCCAGTAATCCTTCTCTGGCCTCCATACTCATCCCTGCCCACGCCCGCAGCCAGGCCGCTGCCTCTACCCCAACTAACGCCTCTGCCACCACAGGTTACTGGAACTAA